A single genomic interval of Zobellia nedashkovskayae harbors:
- a CDS encoding RNA polymerase sigma factor gives MKNKSRKSLMYLQQLSDLELFRLIEERDKAALETIFHRYYESLCRFGFTYTKELDIVEETVSDVFFQLWNSGKRIQEIRNPKPYLYVVVKNKLLASVSTASMERRLGPGEENRHISSPSIEQQIIDQEEKEIFGRKIEKILCQIPEKSRQVFEMSRLDGLKYKEISEILGISIKTVENHMAYALKIIRNLVIKRSNVNHT, from the coding sequence ATGAAAAATAAAAGCCGCAAAAGCCTTATGTACTTGCAGCAGTTGTCTGATTTGGAATTGTTCCGTTTGATAGAAGAAAGGGATAAGGCCGCATTGGAGACTATTTTCCATAGATACTATGAAAGCCTTTGTCGCTTTGGGTTTACCTATACCAAGGAATTAGATATCGTTGAAGAAACGGTATCGGACGTGTTTTTTCAGCTTTGGAACAGTGGCAAACGTATTCAGGAAATCAGAAACCCCAAACCTTACTTATATGTAGTGGTAAAGAACAAATTATTAGCTTCCGTTTCAACGGCAAGCATGGAACGACGGCTGGGTCCGGGAGAGGAAAACAGACATATTTCCAGTCCTAGTATTGAACAACAGATCATAGACCAAGAGGAAAAAGAAATCTTTGGGCGCAAGATTGAAAAAATCCTGTGTCAAATTCCCGAAAAATCCCGTCAAGTTTTTGAAATGAGCCGTCTAGACGGACTTAAATACAAAGAGATATCGGAAATCTTAGGAATTTCAATCAAGACGGTAGAAAACCACATGGCCTACGCGCTAAAAATCATTCGCAATCTAGTAATTAAGAGAAGTAATGTTAACCATACCTAA
- a CDS encoding FecR family protein has protein sequence MKIAKEDIESARSLSGEMKSEQEQSMFQVKLILDDEANEIHQDYKLLWKCYPKSALFLRKDKFAKRLRTQLEAKPQHKVAWLNTRVKLLLGAAALVLLGLFLYTITSVSDSSRYTNHIIASNGERKQVTLPDHSIITLNSGAQLKFPEVFTDDRREVWVEGEAYFDITKDAERPFKVHANGFTIEVLGTKFNVNDKGETNTVSLESGKVQVTLEDSGDKIQLLPKEELIWNNKTGEVVKRSFDVGKKTAWKDNILVLSELPLKEALTDINTFYGVEFVLNDSLIGHKEINGAFENQSLTDFIQTLEFIADVKITPLAEKKFSIAPNDEK, from the coding sequence ATGAAAATAGCTAAGGAAGATATTGAATCTGCTAGAAGCCTTTCTGGAGAAATGAAAAGCGAACAGGAGCAATCCATGTTTCAGGTGAAGCTCATTTTGGACGATGAAGCCAATGAAATTCATCAGGATTATAAATTGTTGTGGAAGTGCTACCCTAAATCGGCCTTATTCCTTAGAAAAGATAAGTTTGCCAAACGTTTAAGAACACAGTTAGAAGCAAAGCCGCAACATAAAGTAGCTTGGCTGAATACAAGGGTAAAATTGCTTTTAGGAGCAGCTGCACTAGTCTTGCTGGGCCTTTTTTTATATACAATTACATCTGTTAGCGATTCTTCTAGATATACCAATCATATTATTGCTTCCAACGGAGAGCGAAAACAGGTTACACTTCCCGACCATTCTATAATCACTCTGAATTCTGGAGCACAGCTAAAATTTCCGGAGGTGTTTACGGATGACCGCCGGGAAGTATGGGTAGAAGGGGAGGCCTATTTTGATATAACCAAGGATGCAGAAAGACCTTTTAAGGTTCATGCAAACGGATTCACCATAGAAGTATTAGGAACCAAATTTAATGTGAACGATAAAGGGGAAACCAATACCGTCTCTTTAGAAAGTGGAAAAGTACAGGTAACCTTAGAAGACTCAGGAGATAAAATTCAATTGCTGCCCAAGGAAGAACTCATTTGGAACAATAAAACAGGGGAGGTGGTAAAGCGGAGTTTTGATGTTGGTAAAAAAACGGCATGGAAAGACAACATTCTTGTTTTAAGTGAATTGCCGCTCAAGGAAGCCCTAACCGATATCAATACATTTTATGGGGTTGAATTTGTTCTTAATGATAGCCTGATAGGTCATAAAGAAATCAATGGTGCTTTTGAGAATCAAAGCCTGACCGATTTCATACAAACATTGGAATTTATTGCCGATGTAAAGATTACTCCTCTCGCCGAAAAAAAATTTTCAATAGCCCCAAACGATGAAAAATAA
- a CDS encoding purple acid phosphatase family protein codes for MKLHQIIKALMLLFAIHQYGISQEQHENNTHGHSHYSNFSNTVDHKLIFPSEVPDRIIVNLTTDPSHSFAVNWRTEQSVDTAYIEVALESHGPEIRMPGVARRILAKTELFENENIRDNEPLVKAAYHSVLVDGLEPGKIYAYRVGFGKMNDSTWSEWFQIEMPDADKNAPFSFIYFGDAQNDVKSMWSRVIRKSYKMVPDVDFMLHAGDLINHSESNEEWGEWFYAGSYIHATVPSVMTPGNHEYRDEKISSLWTPQFNLPINGPEFESTETYYAIDYQNMKLISFDAKHFGEHPKLQEKAVEWLDSVLAANTNKWTTLFMHYPIYSTAKGRDNKELRLALKPLIDKYKVDLVLQGHDHTYARGNDSNKDHGQTVISDVGTIYTVSVSGPKMYESQDQDWMTRRGEFTQLFQIITVSENSIKYQAYTPLGGLYDSFKLQKNDKGEKKLINIDAELPLRLKKDFVQE; via the coding sequence ATGAAACTTCATCAAATCATAAAAGCCTTAATGTTACTTTTCGCCATTCATCAATATGGTATTTCACAAGAGCAACATGAAAACAACACGCATGGTCATAGCCACTATAGCAACTTTTCTAATACCGTAGACCATAAATTAATTTTCCCTTCAGAGGTGCCTGATAGAATCATCGTAAATCTTACGACCGACCCTTCCCATAGTTTTGCGGTAAACTGGCGAACGGAGCAATCTGTGGATACCGCTTATATTGAGGTTGCTTTAGAATCTCATGGCCCTGAAATACGTATGCCAGGTGTTGCTCGCCGCATTTTGGCAAAAACGGAGTTGTTTGAAAATGAGAACATACGTGATAACGAACCTCTTGTAAAAGCCGCTTACCATTCCGTTTTAGTGGATGGGTTAGAGCCAGGTAAAATCTATGCGTACCGCGTTGGGTTCGGGAAAATGAACGATAGTACTTGGAGTGAATGGTTTCAAATAGAAATGCCGGATGCTGATAAGAACGCTCCTTTTAGCTTCATTTATTTTGGTGATGCGCAAAACGATGTAAAATCCATGTGGTCTAGGGTTATTCGGAAATCATATAAAATGGTTCCCGATGTAGATTTTATGCTTCACGCAGGTGACCTAATTAATCATAGTGAATCTAACGAAGAATGGGGTGAATGGTTCTATGCCGGTAGTTATATTCACGCTACGGTACCTAGTGTAATGACACCTGGTAATCATGAATATAGAGATGAAAAAATTTCGAGTCTTTGGACACCTCAATTTAATTTACCGATAAACGGTCCCGAGTTCGAAAGTACGGAGACGTATTATGCCATTGATTATCAAAACATGAAATTGATTTCCTTTGATGCGAAACATTTTGGGGAGCATCCAAAATTGCAAGAAAAGGCCGTAGAATGGTTAGATTCCGTTCTTGCCGCAAACACAAATAAGTGGACCACCTTATTTATGCACTACCCTATTTATTCTACGGCAAAGGGGCGTGACAATAAAGAGTTACGTTTAGCACTAAAGCCTTTAATAGACAAATATAAAGTGGATTTAGTCTTACAAGGTCATGATCATACCTATGCTCGTGGTAACGATTCCAATAAAGACCATGGCCAAACCGTTATTTCCGATGTAGGAACCATCTATACCGTTTCTGTTAGTGGTCCTAAAATGTACGAATCTCAAGACCAAGATTGGATGACTCGTCGCGGAGAGTTCACACAATTATTCCAGATAATTACGGTATCTGAAAACAGCATCAAATACCAAGCCTATACTCCTTTAGGAGGATTATATGATAGTTTTAAACTGCAAAAAAATGACAAGGGAGAGAAAAAACTCATCAATATAGATGCCGAACTTCCTTTGCGTTTGAAAAAAGATTTCGTGCAAGAATAA
- a CDS encoding SMP-30/gluconolactonase/LRE family protein, whose translation MIIKQITFIIALVFAFIGQAQSEIAFPIEVGMKPESITKGFHDNYYVTVMNAKEPGDGELVEISKNGVKVFAKGFDEPKGIVYLNGNLYFSDVTRIWKVDKEGNASIFVDKADFPETVLYLNDVSLDGKENGMYVADMGATQYMRDANNDLWPLDSEEAKKIPELGRIYHVDSEGHITIKQDTSPLMLNPNGVGVDNDGNIMVGAFFKGNFLVTKNGELSPLKGEFRGADAVEQDSKGNYYVSSWVSGKVWKINPETEVSTVLIEGLESAADFYHEEDNNRLLVPDMMGGKIYAVPLKN comes from the coding sequence ATGATAATCAAGCAAATCACATTCATAATCGCTTTAGTATTTGCCTTTATAGGTCAGGCACAATCTGAGATAGCATTTCCGATTGAGGTGGGCATGAAACCTGAGAGTATTACAAAAGGTTTCCACGATAATTATTATGTGACCGTAATGAACGCAAAAGAACCAGGAGATGGCGAATTGGTTGAGATATCCAAAAACGGCGTTAAGGTTTTTGCCAAGGGTTTTGATGAGCCTAAAGGAATTGTTTATTTAAATGGCAATCTGTATTTTTCTGATGTTACCCGAATTTGGAAAGTTGATAAAGAAGGGAACGCTAGCATTTTTGTTGATAAAGCCGATTTTCCTGAAACAGTTCTCTATTTAAACGACGTTTCATTAGATGGCAAAGAAAACGGGATGTATGTAGCCGATATGGGAGCTACCCAATATATGCGTGATGCTAATAATGATTTATGGCCGCTAGATAGCGAAGAAGCCAAGAAAATTCCTGAGTTGGGACGTATCTACCATGTAGATTCGGAAGGGCATATTACCATAAAACAAGATACTTCACCTCTTATGTTAAACCCCAATGGTGTTGGTGTTGACAACGATGGAAACATTATGGTAGGTGCTTTTTTTAAGGGTAACTTCTTAGTTACTAAAAATGGTGAACTTAGTCCGCTTAAAGGTGAATTTAGAGGAGCTGACGCCGTAGAACAAGATAGTAAGGGCAACTATTATGTAAGTAGTTGGGTCTCTGGAAAAGTTTGGAAAATAAATCCTGAAACAGAAGTGTCTACCGTGCTTATAGAAGGACTAGAATCTGCCGCAGATTTTTATCATGAAGAAGATAACAATAGATTATTGGTGCCCGATATGATGGGAGGAAAAATTTATGCGGTACCCCTTAAAAACTAG
- a CDS encoding sugar phosphate isomerase/epimerase family protein, with translation MTYNFSLQRFTYKTILLFLLIGTNSAFSQMSIPKQSDRLQQYVGFWVSSINYKTDSVANVPLIKMNNYPKIDHTTMSVDVLQQDGEIYSQTLTELIGHDAKTDSIFALGKSAEGDMFLGKGGFTSDTNWIMKDRDFAGKETMTVTFDFKNQTDVHLIGTNPQNKILWQTRYIKKNPKDKNIGIQLVSVHEQMQKNPKETLKFLDRMGYSYIETFVYKDRSFYGLSPLDFKKMVENNNLKFTGSMTFYDLPSDDNQAWKKAMQWWGECIEDHKQAGVEYLTISNNQIKEITTLAELKRYAEYYNAIGKLCKERGIKFAYHNHSDEFKTIENQVVYDYFLENTDPEYVSFQADLYWMHFSKIDPIDYLKKYENRFISWHVKDYEELGQSGKMDFELYFTYAETAGLKYIVAEVEAYNYPVWYSINSAWNYLYFKIL, from the coding sequence ATGACTTACAATTTTAGTTTGCAACGGTTTACCTATAAAACCATACTACTGTTTCTTTTAATAGGAACAAATTCTGCTTTCTCACAAATGTCCATTCCAAAACAATCGGATAGGTTGCAGCAGTATGTTGGGTTCTGGGTTAGTTCAATTAATTATAAAACGGATAGTGTGGCCAACGTGCCTCTAATAAAAATGAACAACTATCCTAAAATAGATCATACCACAATGTCCGTAGATGTGTTACAACAGGACGGGGAAATCTACAGCCAAACCTTAACAGAGCTTATTGGACACGATGCAAAGACCGATTCAATTTTTGCATTGGGAAAAAGTGCTGAAGGCGATATGTTCTTGGGTAAAGGAGGATTTACAAGCGACACAAACTGGATAATGAAAGACCGAGACTTTGCCGGCAAAGAAACCATGACGGTTACTTTTGATTTTAAGAATCAAACCGATGTTCATTTAATAGGAACCAACCCACAGAACAAAATTCTTTGGCAAACCCGCTATATCAAGAAAAATCCAAAAGATAAAAATATTGGTATCCAACTGGTTTCGGTTCATGAACAAATGCAGAAAAACCCTAAAGAGACCTTGAAGTTCCTTGATAGAATGGGTTATAGTTATATTGAAACCTTTGTTTATAAAGACCGCTCTTTTTATGGACTATCCCCATTAGATTTTAAAAAAATGGTAGAAAACAACAACTTGAAATTTACGGGTTCCATGACTTTTTACGACCTCCCTTCCGATGATAATCAAGCTTGGAAAAAAGCAATGCAATGGTGGGGAGAATGCATAGAAGACCACAAACAAGCAGGTGTTGAATACCTTACCATATCCAACAATCAAATTAAAGAAATTACTACCCTTGCCGAACTGAAAAGGTATGCTGAGTATTATAATGCTATAGGAAAACTTTGTAAAGAAAGAGGGATTAAGTTTGCCTACCACAATCACTCCGATGAATTTAAGACCATAGAGAACCAGGTGGTTTATGACTACTTCTTAGAAAACACCGATCCCGAATATGTTAGTTTCCAAGCCGACTTATACTGGATGCATTTTTCAAAAATCGACCCAATTGACTATTTAAAAAAATACGAAAATAGATTTATAAGCTGGCACGTGAAAGATTACGAAGAACTTGGCCAGAGCGGCAAAATGGATTTTGAGCTATACTTTACATACGCAGAAACCGCAGGCCTCAAATATATTGTGGCAGAAGTAGAAGCCTATAATTATCCTGTATGGTACAGCATCAATTCTGCATGGAACTATTTATACTTTAAAATTTTATAG
- a CDS encoding ThuA domain-containing protein, with product MKTKVLQLSCFIIITFNHMAFAQDQFKVLLFTVQDTWHYECIPKAVDAFHKMAAEHQFQFDWTQTPEGLAEKLPSYDVVVFLNANADNLTDEQLEVLKTHIHNGKGFVGVHSTSDSDIRNPWFDNLVGGVFKDHPQFQAAVLTNHDVNFPSNLHLPEKWLWSEEWYNFDLLKSENIKVILSVDENTYDYKKGYDEIPLKGMGENHPIAWYQLYEGGRSFYTTLGHKPEAFQNQIYLDHLFGGIYWASKE from the coding sequence ATGAAAACCAAAGTTTTACAATTATCATGTTTTATCATCATAACGTTCAACCATATGGCTTTTGCCCAAGACCAATTTAAGGTATTGTTATTCACTGTACAAGACACTTGGCATTATGAGTGTATTCCTAAGGCGGTAGACGCTTTTCATAAAATGGCTGCTGAACACCAGTTTCAATTTGATTGGACGCAAACTCCCGAAGGCCTTGCCGAAAAATTACCATCTTACGATGTGGTTGTTTTTTTAAATGCTAATGCCGACAATTTAACCGATGAACAGCTCGAAGTCCTAAAAACACACATTCATAATGGAAAAGGGTTTGTGGGAGTCCATTCCACATCCGATAGTGACATTAGAAACCCTTGGTTCGATAATCTTGTAGGCGGAGTTTTTAAAGACCATCCCCAGTTTCAAGCCGCTGTACTAACTAATCATGATGTAAATTTTCCATCCAACCTACACCTACCGGAAAAATGGTTGTGGAGTGAAGAATGGTATAATTTTGATCTCTTAAAATCAGAAAATATTAAAGTCATCCTTTCTGTAGACGAGAACACCTATGATTATAAGAAAGGATATGATGAAATACCGCTTAAAGGTATGGGCGAAAATCATCCTATAGCTTGGTATCAATTATACGAAGGAGGACGTTCATTCTATACAACACTTGGCCATAAACCAGAAGCTTTTCAAAATCAAATTTATTTAGACCATTTATTCGGTGGTATCTATTGGGCTTCTAAAGAATAG
- a CDS encoding PAS domain S-box protein, with protein sequence MKDNCEGSKLKDLKAIDLLDTPTKKEYDEIFNLAAFICDTPISLVSIITDTHTPLYQSFCVHAIKVPQELFIVEDARKDVRFKNNTLVTGTPNIVFYAGMPLISRTGIVLGTFCVIDTKPKKLEKKQLDALLSLANQVVNLFELHSNRVVIKEMAKNHASESDRLENIIKATQVGTWEWDLSTDMVTINEQWASMLGYTIDELQPITSKSIHKMVFPEDIPSVNKMNAACFEKRADFYVGDFRFLHKKGHAVWIHDRGQVISWSKEGQPLLMVGTHTDITKQKENEIINDHSEKRFKGLVQNGSDLIVIMDIDANYHYCSPTSLKVLGIPPEEFIGKNALQYIHIDDHEIIKESILRLEAETQFTLRPYRFKHRDGSWRWLETVVTNLMDNPAIGGIVANSKDVTERVITEEKLKKSEDYYRLLYDSQTNYVVRTNMDGNYTYVNKKFVEEFGWLHPEGEILGKNCLTSIIDYHHQKTHDVVGQCIEEPGKVFKIEIDKPSKNGKIVTTLWDFVCILDKEGVPTELQCIGLDITARVKSQKALEESEQRYSDIFHLSPQPMWVYDTKTLKFLDVNKAAMKHYGYSYDEFLDMDLRDIRPESEIPKLEEPSTHIQQKGESYYHGEYIHKKKNGKEIIVEIHTNILSYKGKLVKVALATDITESYKHTQAIEQQNKKLRKIAWTQSHRVRAPLTSIMGLVDLLNAHDQTADEKEQVLKYIMNSAMELDAVIRKIVSTTQKNDI encoded by the coding sequence ATGAAAGACAATTGTGAAGGCAGCAAGCTCAAAGACTTAAAAGCCATCGATCTTTTGGACACTCCTACTAAAAAAGAATATGATGAAATATTTAATCTAGCGGCTTTCATATGCGATACCCCCATTTCTCTGGTTTCTATTATTACGGATACCCATACACCCCTATATCAGTCATTTTGTGTCCATGCAATAAAAGTTCCTCAAGAGCTTTTCATTGTGGAAGATGCCAGAAAGGATGTCCGCTTTAAGAATAACACGTTAGTAACGGGTACACCCAATATTGTTTTTTATGCGGGAATGCCCTTAATAAGCAGAACCGGTATTGTACTAGGCACTTTTTGTGTTATTGATACAAAACCCAAAAAGCTGGAAAAAAAACAATTAGACGCGCTGTTATCTTTGGCAAATCAGGTGGTAAATCTGTTTGAGCTTCATAGCAATAGGGTTGTGATCAAAGAAATGGCAAAAAATCATGCTAGTGAATCTGATCGCTTAGAAAATATTATTAAGGCTACGCAAGTGGGCACTTGGGAATGGGACCTTTCTACAGACATGGTCACTATAAATGAGCAGTGGGCCAGTATGTTAGGTTACACAATAGATGAGTTGCAGCCCATAACTTCGAAGAGCATTCACAAGATGGTATTTCCAGAAGATATTCCCTCTGTCAATAAAATGAACGCTGCATGTTTTGAGAAAAGAGCCGACTTCTATGTGGGCGATTTTCGTTTTCTACATAAAAAAGGCCACGCCGTTTGGATTCATGATAGAGGCCAGGTCATTAGTTGGTCTAAGGAAGGCCAACCGCTACTTATGGTAGGAACACATACAGACATCACCAAGCAAAAGGAAAATGAAATAATTAATGATCACAGCGAAAAACGATTTAAAGGACTCGTACAGAATGGATCTGATTTAATTGTTATCATGGATATTGATGCCAATTACCACTACTGCAGTCCTACCTCTTTAAAAGTATTGGGTATTCCCCCAGAAGAATTTATAGGTAAAAACGCATTACAATACATTCATATAGATGATCATGAAATAATTAAGGAGAGCATTTTACGTTTAGAAGCAGAAACACAATTTACGCTTAGACCTTATAGATTTAAACACAGAGATGGTTCATGGCGGTGGCTAGAAACTGTCGTTACAAATCTAATGGATAACCCTGCTATAGGTGGTATTGTGGCCAATTCAAAAGACGTAACTGAACGGGTAATTACAGAAGAAAAGCTAAAAAAGAGTGAAGACTATTACAGGCTTTTATACGATTCACAGACTAACTATGTGGTTAGGACCAATATGGATGGAAACTACACCTACGTAAATAAAAAATTTGTTGAGGAATTTGGTTGGCTTCATCCAGAAGGAGAAATACTTGGTAAAAATTGTTTGACCTCAATTATTGACTATCATCATCAAAAAACACACGATGTAGTTGGCCAATGTATTGAGGAGCCCGGAAAAGTATTTAAAATTGAAATTGACAAACCAAGCAAGAATGGAAAAATTGTTACCACACTTTGGGATTTTGTATGTATTCTAGATAAAGAAGGAGTTCCAACGGAACTACAATGTATAGGCCTTGATATAACCGCCCGTGTTAAATCCCAAAAAGCGCTAGAAGAATCTGAGCAACGCTATTCAGATATATTTCACCTTAGTCCACAGCCTATGTGGGTCTATGACACCAAAACTTTAAAATTTTTGGATGTGAATAAAGCCGCCATGAAACACTATGGCTATTCTTACGATGAGTTTTTGGATATGGATTTGAGAGATATTAGACCAGAATCTGAAATACCCAAACTAGAAGAGCCATCCACTCATATCCAGCAAAAAGGAGAGTCCTATTATCACGGTGAGTATATTCATAAAAAGAAGAACGGAAAAGAGATAATTGTGGAAATCCATACCAATATTCTATCCTATAAAGGGAAACTGGTAAAAGTGGCATTGGCAACAGATATTACGGAGAGCTATAAACATACCCAGGCTATTGAACAGCAGAACAAAAAACTAAGGAAGATTGCTTGGACACAATCGCATAGGGTACGAGCTCCTCTTACCAGCATAATGGGATTAGTAGATTTGCTAAATGCCCATGATCAAACAGCTGATGAAAAAGAGCAAGTCCTAAAATATATAATGAATTCAGCTATGGAATTAGACGCTGTTATCCGTAAAATAGTATCTACAACCCAAAAAAACGATATTTAA
- a CDS encoding LOG family protein has protein sequence MKLNHREAKFLGGRRSRLKEFISVVSIVFEFIRGFRKLHFVDPCITFFGSARIGEDNLYYKSAREFSKLAANKGFTIMTGGGPGIMEAANRGAKDVSGKSIGCNVELPKEQQPNPYLDFHLTMNHFYIRKVLLLKYSYAFAIFPGGFGTMDELFETLTLLQTKKISDFPLVLFGKDYWSQLLKQINVMQEVGTISKKDLQLLFVTDSVTEGMDYIYSKLENKYGKPLKFKTAKSSWWFGER, from the coding sequence ATGAAACTGAATCATCGCGAAGCAAAATTTTTAGGTGGCAGAAGAAGCCGCTTAAAAGAATTTATTAGTGTTGTTTCAATTGTTTTTGAGTTTATAAGAGGCTTTAGAAAATTGCATTTTGTGGACCCCTGTATCACTTTTTTTGGCTCTGCAAGAATTGGTGAAGACAATTTGTACTATAAAAGTGCAAGGGAATTTTCAAAATTAGCAGCAAATAAAGGTTTTACTATTATGACCGGTGGCGGCCCTGGCATTATGGAGGCCGCAAATAGAGGTGCAAAAGATGTTTCTGGTAAATCTATTGGCTGTAATGTAGAATTGCCAAAAGAACAACAACCCAATCCATACCTTGATTTTCACCTAACTATGAATCATTTTTACATTAGAAAAGTGCTGCTATTAAAATATTCGTATGCCTTTGCTATATTTCCTGGTGGTTTTGGCACTATGGACGAGCTTTTTGAAACTCTAACACTTTTACAAACCAAGAAAATATCTGATTTTCCCTTGGTACTATTTGGTAAAGACTATTGGTCTCAATTACTAAAGCAAATTAATGTAATGCAAGAGGTTGGAACCATTTCTAAAAAAGATTTACAGCTGCTTTTTGTTACAGATTCCGTTACCGAAGGAATGGATTATATCTATTCCAAATTAGAAAACAAGTATGGTAAGCCTTTAAAATTTAAAACCGCAAAAAGCAGTTGGTGGTTTGGTGAACGGTAA
- a CDS encoding pyridoxamine 5'-phosphate oxidase family protein: MLGDLSSRQIENVLYSLIIGRIGCHADNKTYIVPVTYAYDGKYIYGHTKEGMKIDMMRKNPMVCFEVDDLENMSNWRSVIAWGKFQELKTSEERKEGMNLLMDRVLPFITGETTISHTLKDSHKKTIEAMQGVMYRIELTEKTGRYEKT, from the coding sequence ATGTTAGGCGACTTAAGCAGTAGACAAATTGAGAATGTATTGTATAGTTTAATTATTGGCAGAATTGGCTGTCATGCAGACAATAAAACGTATATAGTTCCGGTAACTTATGCATATGATGGCAAGTATATATACGGTCATACAAAGGAAGGGATGAAAATTGATATGATGCGAAAAAATCCAATGGTTTGTTTTGAAGTTGATGATTTGGAAAATATGAGCAATTGGCGAAGTGTAATTGCCTGGGGGAAATTTCAGGAACTTAAAACTTCGGAAGAACGAAAAGAAGGCATGAACCTTTTAATGGACAGAGTACTACCTTTTATAACTGGCGAAACCACCATTAGCCATACTTTAAAGGACTCACACAAAAAAACTATAGAAGCAATGCAAGGTGTTATGTACAGAATTGAATTGACGGAAAAAACAGGACGTTACGAAAAAACGTAG
- a CDS encoding exodeoxyribonuclease III, with the protein MNIISWNVNGIRAITKKDFFENIETLNPDILCLQETKAQDNEVEKTLTTLTEKYHIYYNSAEKKGYSGTAILSKTAPISITKDMGVEEHDNEGRVLCAEFENFYLVNVYTPNSGQGLKRLDYRKTWDEDFLGYVKNLEKNKPVIMCGDFNVAHQAIDLKNDKSNYDKTAGYTQIEIDGMTHIINAGFVDSFRHLHPDEIAYSFWSYRFKSRERNTGWRIDYFLLSTALRDKIKAAAILTDYYGSDHCPIRLEIEF; encoded by the coding sequence ATGAATATTATTTCTTGGAATGTGAATGGCATTAGAGCTATTACAAAAAAGGATTTTTTTGAAAATATTGAGACTTTAAATCCGGACATTCTTTGTCTACAAGAAACAAAAGCTCAGGATAACGAAGTTGAGAAAACCTTGACCACTTTAACCGAGAAGTACCATATATACTATAATTCCGCAGAAAAAAAAGGATATTCCGGTACTGCCATACTTTCTAAAACAGCGCCAATCTCCATTACTAAAGATATGGGTGTTGAAGAGCATGATAATGAAGGAAGAGTGCTCTGTGCAGAATTTGAAAATTTCTATTTAGTAAATGTATATACCCCTAATTCTGGACAGGGGCTAAAGCGCCTGGATTACAGAAAAACATGGGATGAGGATTTTTTAGGCTATGTAAAAAACTTAGAAAAAAATAAACCTGTTATTATGTGTGGTGATTTTAATGTTGCCCACCAAGCTATCGATCTTAAAAACGATAAATCTAATTACGACAAAACTGCCGGGTATACTCAAATTGAAATAGATGGAATGACGCATATTATTAATGCGGGTTTTGTAGACTCGTTTAGACATCTGCATCCAGACGAAATAGCATATAGCTTTTGGAGTTATCGTTTTAAATCTAGAGAACGAAATACGGGTTGGAGGATTGATTATTTCTTGTTAAGTACTGCTTTAAGAGACAAAATAAAGGCTGCAGCAATTCTTACCGATTATTACGGATCTGATCACTGTCCTATTCGCTTAGAAATTGAATTTTGA